One region of Camelina sativa cultivar DH55 chromosome 6, Cs, whole genome shotgun sequence genomic DNA includes:
- the LOC104790159 gene encoding defensin-like protein 296: protein MASKIIVFSLLALVVAYTMMVSIPIAEAELVFPCKTTYDCESPLPCSGRPSQCIKGQCKCTVPLTHQEKLDNLITMDDAKTCKLTSDCDPRMKYSCSSGSYMCVNGVCTCI, encoded by the exons ATGGCTTCAAAGATCATAGTCTTCTCCCTGCTTGCTCTCGTCGTCGCTT ATACAATGATGGTGAGTATTCCGATAGCAGAAGCTGAGCTTGTTTTTCCTTGCAAAACAACATATGATTGTGAGTCACCTCTTCCCTGCTCGGGTAGGCCATCTCAATGTATAAAGGGACAATGCAAATGCACCGTTCCATTGACTCATCAAGAAAAACTCGATAATCTAATAACAATGGATGATGCTAAGACATGCAAGCTGACGAGTGATTGTGATCCTCGTATGAAATATTCTTGTTCTTCGGGATCTTATATGTGTGTTAATGGCGTTTGTACTTGTATCTAA
- the LOC104793880 gene encoding LOW QUALITY PROTEIN: defensin-like protein 295 (The sequence of the model RefSeq protein was modified relative to this genomic sequence to represent the inferred CDS: deleted 2 bases in 1 codon; substituted 1 base at 1 genomic stop codon): MASKITSFFLIALVIVSAMMVTMPTTAEAQIFLPCRTTVDCEYCCFYKYLHCSSGTALCVNRXCQCTTHQTKLDNLKKMDHAKKCKLTKDCDPRIRSTCVSGSYMCFDGLLKRSDPI; encoded by the exons ATGGCATCAAAAATAACATCCTTCTTCCTCATTGCTCTCGTTATCGTTA GTGCAATGATGGTGACTATGCCGACGACAGCAGAAGCTCAAATCTTTCTTCCTTGTAGAACAACGGTAGATTGTGAATactgttg TTTTTACAAATACCTTCACTGCTCAAGCGGGACAGCTCTATGTGTA AATAGATAATGCCAATGTACGACTCATCAAACAAAACTCGACAACTTAAAGAAGATGGACCATGCAAAGAAGTGCAAGTTAACTAAAGATTGTGATCCTCGTATAAGATCTACATGTGTCTCCGGTTCTTATATGTGTTTCGATGGCCTattgaaacgatccgaccc AATCTAA